The window TACCTCTGGCGGATGTACTCAGCACATTGAGCCTGATCAAAAAACAGGTTTTTAATTTTACCATCTCCCGGGGCGTCTGGGAAAAGACCATCAACATTTATATGTCCCTAGAAATGGACCGAAGAATCATGCTTTTTTTTGATAGGGTAACCTACTACATCACCAGAGGGTATGAGGCGGGGCCATCTTTATCCGTTGGCAAACGTCAGTAGTCGCCCTCCCACATATGGACTTAACGGCAGCAAGTTCTACTCGAGGGTGCCAGGCGGATTAGTTGATTCAGATTAAAACCTGAGCTTCCACAGGAACGAAAACAATGTAATATGATGTAATTATTAGCAGCATGGCACTATAAAGTGCGATATTTTTTGAGGTTCTGTTAAGATGCAAGCTCAACGGTTTTTAGCCGTGGTAACCTTGAAGGCATTGCAAATGGATATGAATGTCCATGTAAATCTTTACAATCATGAACGGAGGCATCAGGGCAAACGTTGTCAAGGCGGAACGCCGATGCGGGCTTTTATGGACGGCAAAAACCTCTTTGTCGGGAAAAATCTGGATGATTTGGTAGCAGCTTAAACCCGTGGACAATCCGGGGGAAACTCGCCACTGTCAAATCAAGCACTGTTCAGGACAGTTTAGCCGATAAGCTTGTCGGCACAGCGGAATGAATGCCGAATAATCTCGCCTCGTACGAAGCTGTGGCCATCACTCCACGATGACTTGGAGCGCTCATGCCCCCAATGGCCAGAGCCTTTCCGATTAGTTCCCGCCGTCTTTGCCGCTCCGCTGAAGCAAAAACAGTTTCCATATCGCCATGGGGGATCCGCCGCGATGACCTGTACTCACACACTATCAAGTCTTCTTGAAAAGAAGCAATGTTCGTATTTCGTCAGATCGGGGCAATACCATTTCCCGAATAAGCATGAGCTGTAAACGATTCGATAAAATCATTTTTCCCGCCTCATCCATCTCTTTTTGCCAACTACGTCCTTTCATGGCAATGATCACCCCTTCGTAACCACAATAAAGATTTGCCAACATCAGAAACCGTGACAGCTTGAAAGTGGCCCGCGAAATGACCACGTCGTATTGGCCGCTCCCAATGCTATTGCCAAGCGAATCTCCAACACGACATTTGTTGACGAGCACATGATGAAGACCGAGTTTCTGAACTGTATGATTCAAAAAGGACGTTTTTTTCCGGGACGCTTCAAGAAGGGTCACTCGTAATCTCCAGTCCGCGATAGCAAGAGGGATTCCCGGGAACCCCCCTCCTGTCCCCATATCCAGCAGTGTTCGAGCCGAAGGGGGAATAAGAGGCAACGGCAACAGAGAATCCAGAAAATGCTTGACGATAAAAATCGGGCCTGCGGTTACGGCCGGCAGATTAATTTTGGTTTTCCGTTGTTGAAATTCAGCATAGAATAAGGAAAATTGGTCCAATTCATGAGGGCCACGAGAAACTCCTATGGCTGCGGCTTCATCTGCAAGCATCTGTATTAACGCCTGTTCCATCCCTCATTCATTTCCCAGAAGGCCGGTCTTCCGTAAACAGTCCAGCTCCCATTCTTTATCCGGAAACACTTGACCATCTAGCAATAATGTTTGTACTTGACGAGTCCTATTCTTAGCATATAAACTCATGCACCATAGTGATCTACAACAAAAGACCCTAAAAAAGAAGGGTAGTTTCGGTAAAGCGACGATTTCTTGAGGTATCGCATGCGGTGCTGTTTCTACGAATCAAGTGCTTGGCTTCACGCCGCTATTTACCGGCGCGGTTGTCCAAAAGGAGGCGAAACGTGGCAGATAAAAAGAAATATATGTTGAATGTCGAACTGACCCAAATGCTTAAAGGCGGGGTCATTATGGATGTAACCAATGTGGAACAGGCGAAAATCGCCGAAGATGCAGGTGCCGTGGCCGTAATGGCCCTGGAACGGGTCCCGGCCGATATTCGTAAAGATGGCGGTGTTGCCCGCATGTCCGACCCATACATGATCAGCGAAATCAAAAAGGCTGTTTCCATACCCGTGATGGCCAAAGTCAGAATAGGACATTTTGTCGAAGCACAGATACTGGAGGCACTGGGGATCGATTATATCGATGAAAGCGAAGTGCTGACGCCTGCCGACGAAGAATGTCATATCGACAAGACCAAGTTTGCCACACCCTTTGTCTGTGGTGCCCGAAATCTGGGAGAAGCTCTCCGGCGAATCGTAGAGGGAGCCGCCATGATCAGAACCAAAGGCGAAGCAGGCACGGGAAATGTTGTGGAAGCCGTACGCCACATGCGAACGATGAATCGGGAAATACGCCAACTGGCTCATATGCCGATGGAAGAGGTGACTCCTTTCGCCAAAACAAACGGAATCCCCCATGAACTTGCCCTCCGGGTATGTAAATTGAAAAGACTTCCAGTGGTCAATTTTGCCGCCGGAGGCATTGCGACACCCGCTGATGCGGCACTCATGATGCAGTTGGGGTGTGACGGCATTTTCGTCGGTTCCGGCATCTTTAAATCCGAGGACCCGTCAGCGCGGGCGAGGGCTATTGTTAAGGCCACTGCTTCTTTCAATAACCCCGAGAAAATTCTTGAAATATCCATGGGTTTGGGAGAGGCCATGAATGGGCTTGAGATCTCGGCCATCCCTGACGAACAGCTTTTTGCAGACCGTGGCTGGTAAATCAGCCTGCACTGATTTTTTAGCAAAGTTATTTCATCATTGAAAATCATAAACATTGCTGGCAAACACCGCAAAAGCCCCGTAACGGCCATGGTGACTAAGACTGACTTTAGCCTGAATTCTTGTCTCATCCACATAGATCATGGGTGGCCCCAAGCCGCGGACACTTCGCTCACGATGAATTCCGATCCGACGAGACGCAATCTGCCAATATCGGCCCAAGTAAAGACAAAGGGTTCTTCGTACGTTAAAAGATTCTGATTGCACCTGCTGCTCGTGATGTCCAAGACAAAAAACTTTAAGATGCAGCGTTCCTTGGCATGCCTTTTCCCCCTGACAACAGAAGGCATGAACGTAATCCGGGCTGACCATAACGCTCACCGCAACGGGCCCATCCGGACTTTCAACAAGACCACTCCGGTAATGACACCAAGGGGTTTGCAGAAATGGTTTGTCCAGAGAAACCAAATATTTCAGGGGGCCTGAATGAACAAGAGGATTGATCTGGCTAACGAGTTTATATGCGGCTTCCTTGGCGGCCCACAGGACCCATAGAATAACGGTTGGATTGCGTTCTTTTCGAATCAGGCTTTGCTCCTGCGGCAAAAAAACGCGTCTGATAAAACGTTCATCTTGGTTCTTTTCCAAGACATCCGGATGCCTCAAATCCACGACATCGTTCCCGACAGCTGGCAAAATACTGTTCCTCCATGGCGGACAGGTGGCGCACAATCTGTTCAGTATACTGCCGTTGCGCCCGCAAGCCATTCTGGCCGTTTTTCTTAATTTCCAACGTATCGATAAGACAGGTAAAGCGTTCCCCTCGTTTTGGCATATTGCTGTAACGTTCCTGATGATCTCCTCGCAGATACAGACACAAAACCCGGCAATCGTCGACCCCTTCCAAAAAACGGCCGACACCATAAGAAAAATTCTCGGTATCGACCCGGCCGGTCCGAGTCCGTCCGCCCTCTGGGAAA of the Deltaproteobacteria bacterium genome contains:
- the rsmG gene encoding 16S rRNA (guanine(527)-N(7))-methyltransferase RsmG, which encodes MEQALIQMLADEAAAIGVSRGPHELDQFSLFYAEFQQRKTKINLPAVTAGPIFIVKHFLDSLLPLPLIPPSARTLLDMGTGGGFPGIPLAIADWRLRVTLLEASRKKTSFLNHTVQKLGLHHVLVNKCRVGDSLGNSIGSGQYDVVISRATFKLSRFLMLANLYCGYEGVIIAMKGRSWQKEMDEAGKMILSNRLQLMLIREMVLPRSDEIRTLLLFKKT
- the pdxS gene encoding pyridoxal 5'-phosphate synthase lyase subunit PdxS; translation: MLNVELTQMLKGGVIMDVTNVEQAKIAEDAGAVAVMALERVPADIRKDGGVARMSDPYMISEIKKAVSIPVMAKVRIGHFVEAQILEALGIDYIDESEVLTPADEECHIDKTKFATPFVCGARNLGEALRRIVEGAAMIRTKGEAGTGNVVEAVRHMRTMNREIRQLAHMPMEEVTPFAKTNGIPHELALRVCKLKRLPVVNFAAGGIATPADAALMMQLGCDGIFVGSGIFKSEDPSARARAIVKATASFNNPEKILEISMGLGEAMNGLEISAIPDEQLFADRGW
- a CDS encoding 4-phosphopantetheinyl transferase family protein codes for the protein MEKNQDERFIRRVFLPQEQSLIRKERNPTVILWVLWAAKEAAYKLVSQINPLVHSGPLKYLVSLDKPFLQTPWCHYRSGLVESPDGPVAVSVMVSPDYVHAFCCQGEKACQGTLHLKVFCLGHHEQQVQSESFNVRRTLCLYLGRYWQIASRRIGIHRERSVRGLGPPMIYVDETRIQAKVSLSHHGRYGAFAVFASNVYDFQ